Proteins from a genomic interval of Microbacterium imperiale:
- a CDS encoding SOS response-associated peptidase — MCGRFVVARVGSELAGVLRAEVVPDDLPAPSFNVAPTARATIVLDSAKTEPPTRRLAAARWGLVPAWAKDPSVGSRAFNARSEEAAEKPMFRKALAARRAVVPASGYYEWQGPAGSKVPHYIRPAADEPLFFAGLYEWWKDESRPDDDADRWLLSFTILTRSAVGGLADIHDRMPLVIDADHADVWLDPTTEYPADLLDAVVDAAPGVVESLTWFPVGAAVGNVRNDDPSLIEPV; from the coding sequence ATGTGCGGTCGCTTCGTCGTAGCCCGCGTCGGTTCCGAGCTGGCGGGCGTCTTGCGCGCCGAGGTCGTACCCGACGATCTGCCCGCTCCCTCGTTCAACGTCGCGCCCACGGCGCGGGCGACGATCGTGCTCGACTCGGCCAAGACGGAGCCACCCACGCGCCGGCTCGCGGCTGCGCGCTGGGGCCTCGTGCCGGCGTGGGCCAAAGACCCGAGCGTCGGCTCGCGCGCCTTCAACGCTCGGTCCGAAGAAGCGGCCGAGAAGCCCATGTTCCGCAAAGCGCTGGCCGCCCGACGCGCCGTCGTGCCCGCCTCGGGCTACTACGAGTGGCAGGGCCCCGCCGGCTCGAAGGTGCCGCACTACATCCGCCCCGCCGCCGACGAGCCGCTCTTCTTCGCCGGGCTCTACGAGTGGTGGAAGGACGAGTCACGGCCCGACGACGACGCCGACCGCTGGTTGCTCAGCTTCACGATCCTCACCCGCTCCGCCGTCGGCGGTCTCGCTGACATCCACGACCGGATGCCGCTGGTGATCGACGCCGATCACGCCGACGTCTGGCTCGACCCGACCACCGAGTACCCGGCCGATCTGCTCGACGCCGTCGTCGACGCGGCCCCCGGCGTCGTCGAGAGCTTGACCTGGTTCCCGGTCGGAGCCGCGGTCGGCAACGTGCGCAACGACGACCCGTCACTCATCGAGCCCGTGTGA
- the rsfS gene encoding ribosome silencing factor, with amino-acid sequence MSSASVIEMVGVAAAAADSKGGEDLVALDVSQPLPLVDAFLLVSGNSERNVAAIADAVEESMLEAGHKRLRREGRTESRWVLLDFGDLVVHVFHEQERVYYGLERLWKDCPVIPIEPAVVTSTPGDVVS; translated from the coding sequence ATGAGTTCAGCATCCGTCATCGAGATGGTCGGCGTCGCCGCGGCCGCCGCCGACTCCAAGGGTGGCGAAGACCTCGTCGCCCTCGACGTCTCGCAGCCCCTGCCGCTCGTCGATGCCTTCCTGCTCGTCAGCGGCAACAGCGAGCGCAATGTCGCTGCCATCGCGGACGCGGTGGAGGAGAGCATGCTCGAGGCCGGCCACAAGCGTCTGCGCCGCGAAGGACGCACCGAGTCGCGCTGGGTGCTGCTCGATTTCGGCGACCTCGTCGTGCACGTCTTCCACGAGCAGGAGCGGGTCTACTACGGTCTCGAGCGCCTGTGGAAGGACTGCCCCGTCATCCCCATCGAGCCCGCCGTGGTCACGAGCACCCCGGGAGATGTAGTAAGCTAA
- the obgE gene encoding GTPase ObgE translates to MVTFVDRVTLHLRAGKGGNGCVSVRREKFKPLAGPDGGNGGNGGDVVLVADPQVTTLLSYHHSPHRSGGNGGFGMGDNRSGAAGEHLELPVPVGTVVKDPNGETLVDMVVPGMRFIAAPGGQGGLGNAALASPKRKAPGFALLGTPGWEGDVLLELKTVADIALVGFPSAGKSSLIAAVSAARPKIADYPFTTLHPNLGVVQAGDVRYTIADVPGLIEGASEGRGLGLEFLRHVERCSALVHVLDCATLEPGRDPLTDLDVILAELGAYPVPEGQVPLLERPQLIALNKTDVPEARELAELVRPDLEARGYRVFDVSTVSRQGLRELSFAMAELVSEHRAATVDDGPAERIVIRPKGSERDFTIRVEGGTYGNVYRILGEKPVRWVQQTDFQNEEAVGFLADRLEKLGVETELYRAGATPGSTVVIGEGDGIVFDWHPTLSSPAELMTAPRGTDPRLDLNGRRTSSERRERYHERMDAKAEARAELEAERRAEKSRGADGDEE, encoded by the coding sequence ATGGTGACGTTCGTCGACCGGGTGACGCTGCATCTGCGCGCCGGCAAGGGCGGCAACGGCTGTGTGTCGGTGCGCCGCGAGAAGTTCAAGCCGCTGGCAGGTCCCGACGGGGGCAACGGGGGCAACGGCGGGGATGTCGTCCTCGTCGCCGATCCGCAGGTGACGACGCTCCTGTCGTACCACCACTCGCCGCACCGCTCCGGCGGCAACGGCGGCTTCGGCATGGGGGACAACCGATCGGGCGCCGCCGGTGAGCACCTCGAACTCCCGGTTCCCGTCGGCACGGTCGTGAAGGACCCCAACGGCGAGACTCTCGTCGACATGGTCGTCCCCGGCATGCGGTTCATCGCCGCGCCCGGCGGCCAGGGCGGGCTCGGCAATGCCGCCCTCGCCTCACCCAAGCGCAAGGCGCCCGGCTTCGCTCTGCTCGGCACCCCCGGGTGGGAGGGCGATGTCCTGCTCGAGCTCAAGACCGTCGCCGACATCGCGCTCGTGGGCTTCCCGTCCGCGGGCAAGTCGAGCTTGATCGCCGCGGTCTCGGCCGCACGCCCCAAGATCGCCGACTACCCGTTCACGACCCTGCACCCGAACCTCGGTGTCGTGCAGGCGGGCGACGTGCGCTACACGATCGCCGATGTGCCGGGCCTCATCGAAGGCGCCAGTGAAGGTCGTGGTCTCGGCCTCGAGTTCCTGCGCCACGTCGAGCGCTGTTCGGCGCTCGTGCACGTGCTCGACTGCGCGACTCTGGAGCCCGGGCGCGACCCCCTCACCGACCTCGACGTGATCCTCGCCGAGCTCGGCGCGTATCCCGTGCCGGAAGGCCAGGTGCCGCTGCTCGAGCGTCCCCAGCTCATCGCGTTGAACAAGACCGATGTGCCCGAGGCGCGCGAGCTCGCGGAGCTGGTTCGCCCCGACCTCGAGGCTCGCGGATACCGCGTGTTCGACGTGTCGACGGTGAGCCGCCAGGGTCTGCGCGAGCTCTCGTTCGCGATGGCCGAGCTGGTGTCCGAGCATCGAGCGGCGACGGTCGACGACGGCCCCGCCGAGCGAATCGTCATCCGCCCGAAGGGGAGCGAGCGCGACTTCACGATCCGTGTCGAAGGCGGCACGTACGGCAACGTGTACCGCATCCTCGGCGAGAAGCCCGTGCGCTGGGTCCAGCAGACGGACTTCCAGAACGAAGAGGCCGTGGGCTTCCTCGCCGACCGGCTCGAGAAGCTCGGCGTCGAGACCGAGCTCTACCGCGCGGGCGCGACACCCGGATCGACGGTGGTCATCGGCGAGGGCGACGGCATCGTCTTCGACTGGCACCCGACGCTGTCCTCGCCCGCCGAGCTCATGACGGCTCCGCGTGGAACGGACCCGCGTCTGGACCTCAACGGCCGCCGTACCTCGAGCGAGCGCCGTGAGCGCTACCACGAGCGCATGGACGCCAAGGCGGAGGCGCGTGCCGAGCTCGAGGCGGAGCGCCGTGCCGAGAAGTCGCGAGGTGCCGACGGGGACGAGGAGTGA
- the proB gene encoding glutamate 5-kinase, producing MTARSRAELNGARRVVVKVGSSSISGENAGKIDLLVDALAAAHARGTEVVLVSSGAIATGMPYLRLDERPTDLATQQAAAAVGQNVLVYRYQSALRAFGIVAGQVLLTAGDFEDPTHRSNARRAMERLLGLRILPIVNENDTVATHEIRFGDNDRLAALVARLIGADALVLLSDIACLYTRPPSEPGAQPIREIAYGDDLSQFQFGATVVNSVGTGGAATKASAARLAADGGVAALVTSIDLAADALAGADIGTWFAANPQPEVAAGTGSIPLDEAFDPAG from the coding sequence GTGACCGCGCGCTCGCGGGCCGAGCTCAACGGCGCCCGTCGTGTCGTGGTGAAGGTCGGCTCGTCGTCGATCAGCGGCGAGAACGCCGGCAAGATCGACCTGCTCGTCGACGCGCTGGCCGCCGCGCACGCGCGCGGTACCGAGGTCGTGCTCGTCTCCTCCGGCGCCATCGCGACGGGCATGCCCTATCTGCGGCTCGACGAGCGTCCGACCGACCTCGCGACGCAGCAGGCCGCGGCGGCGGTCGGCCAGAACGTCCTCGTCTACCGCTACCAGAGCGCGCTGCGCGCCTTCGGCATCGTCGCGGGTCAGGTGCTGCTGACGGCGGGCGACTTCGAGGACCCGACGCATCGTTCGAACGCGCGGCGGGCAATGGAACGGCTGCTGGGCCTGCGCATCCTGCCGATCGTCAACGAGAACGACACCGTCGCGACCCATGAGATCCGCTTCGGCGACAACGATCGGCTGGCCGCTCTCGTCGCGCGGCTGATCGGAGCCGACGCCCTCGTGCTCCTGAGCGACATCGCCTGCCTCTACACCCGCCCGCCGAGCGAGCCGGGCGCGCAGCCGATCCGCGAGATCGCGTACGGCGACGACCTGAGTCAGTTCCAGTTCGGCGCGACCGTCGTCAACAGCGTCGGCACCGGGGGCGCGGCGACGAAGGCCTCGGCCGCGCGGCTCGCCGCCGACGGGGGCGTGGCGGCTCTCGTCACGAGCATCGACCTGGCCGCCGACGCACTGGCCGGCGCTGACATCGGCACGTGGTTCGCCGCGAACCCGCAGCCCGAGGTCGCGGCGGGGACCGGCTCGATCCCGCTCGACGAGGCGTTCGACCCGGCTGGATAG
- the rplU gene encoding 50S ribosomal protein L21, whose amino-acid sequence MVYAVVRAGGRQEKVEVGTIVVLDRQAAQIGDKLELPAVLLVDGDAVTTDADKLAKVTVTAEVLGEERGPKIVIQKFKNKTGYKKRQGHRQDLTRVKITGIK is encoded by the coding sequence GTGGTTTACGCAGTTGTGCGCGCCGGCGGCCGTCAGGAAAAGGTCGAGGTCGGCACGATCGTCGTCCTGGACCGTCAGGCGGCTCAGATCGGCGACAAGCTCGAGCTTCCCGCCGTCCTTCTCGTCGACGGCGACGCCGTGACCACCGACGCTGACAAGCTCGCGAAGGTCACGGTCACCGCCGAGGTTCTCGGTGAGGAGCGCGGCCCGAAGATCGTGATCCAGAAGTTCAAGAACAAGACCGGCTACAAGAAGCGCCAGGGCCACCGTCAGGACCTCACGCGCGTCAAGATCACCGGCATCAAGTAA
- the rpmA gene encoding 50S ribosomal protein L27, which yields MAHKKGASSTRNGRDSNAQRLGVKRFGGQAVLAGEILVRQRGTHFHPGANVGRGGDDTLFALAAGAVEFGTKGGRKVVNIVAAAE from the coding sequence ATGGCACACAAAAAGGGCGCAAGCTCCACCCGTAACGGTCGTGACTCCAACGCACAGCGCCTCGGCGTGAAGCGCTTCGGCGGCCAGGCCGTCCTCGCCGGCGAGATCCTCGTCCGCCAGCGTGGCACGCACTTCCACCCCGGCGCCAACGTCGGCCGTGGCGGCGACGACACTCTGTTCGCTCTCGCAGCAGGCGCTGTCGAGTTCGGCACGAAGGGCGGCCGCAAGGTCGTCAACATCGTGGCGGCCGCCGAGTAA
- the nadD gene encoding nicotinate-nucleotide adenylyltransferase, translating to MTGTRAPRIGVMGGTFDPIHHGHLVAASEVAQSFDLDEVIFVPTGTPWQKSFVSPGEHRYLMTVIATASNPMFTVSRVDIDRDGPTYTIDTLRDLKAQRPEADFFFITGADAIAQILSWRNHDELWELAHFVAVSRPGHTLSSAGLPSDDVSLLEIPALAISSTDCRARVGRGHPVWYLVPDGVVQYIAKHHLYRSKA from the coding sequence ATGACGGGAACGCGTGCGCCGCGCATCGGCGTGATGGGCGGCACGTTCGACCCGATCCACCATGGGCACCTCGTGGCCGCGAGCGAGGTCGCGCAATCCTTCGATCTCGACGAGGTCATCTTCGTCCCGACGGGCACGCCCTGGCAGAAGTCCTTCGTCTCACCGGGTGAGCATCGGTACCTCATGACCGTCATCGCGACCGCGTCGAATCCCATGTTCACGGTGAGCCGTGTGGACATCGACCGCGACGGGCCCACCTACACGATCGACACGCTGCGCGATCTGAAGGCCCAGCGTCCCGAGGCCGACTTCTTCTTCATCACGGGTGCCGACGCCATCGCGCAGATTCTCAGCTGGAGGAACCATGATGAACTGTGGGAGCTCGCCCACTTCGTCGCGGTCTCGCGTCCGGGGCACACGCTGAGCAGCGCCGGACTGCCCAGTGACGACGTGAGCCTGCTCGAGATCCCCGCGCTGGCCATCTCGTCGACGGACTGTCGAGCACGCGTGGGTCGGGGCCACCCGGTGTGGTACCTCGTCCCCGACGGCGTCGTCCAATACATTGCGAAGCATCACCTGTATCGGAGCAAGGCATGA
- a CDS encoding Rne/Rng family ribonuclease yields the protein MADDRNDNPTADDASAPVDPAAAELADAVTSIDAVEEHIDSGRASDDTQPATSSPDEAAPELSGNDEDAASPADPDPVADPEPVTESEPAEQPEPDADPEPTAEPEPAAAPEPTAEPEPAAAPEPETETAEQSEPEQSAAPAKPEPLTAVSLGLLPADFVSAVSTELHFYAPEITPLPPRIDEVDDDAFSGGGTSSARRRGRRRGGASADETPEPAPRQRAVELITEPQRIKGSTRLEAKKQRRRDGREAGRRRTVVTEAEFLARREAVDRVMIVRSKNGRIQIAVLEDNVLVEHYVARNQDASLIGNVYLGRVQNVLPSMEAAFVDIGRGRNAVLYSGEVDWDAVETGNQPRRIELALKSGDRVLVQVTKDPVGHKGARLTSQISLPGRYLVYVPGGAMNGISRKLPDTERARLKRILKEVLPESSGVIVRTAAEGATEEQLTRDVQRLTSQWEHISSQLEKIQAPALLHSEPDLLVKIVRDVFNEDFSRMLIQGDEAHATITSYLTGVAPDLLERVEKYEDEQDPFDAFRVTEQIEKALDRKVWLPSGGSLVIDRTEAMTVVDVNTGKFVGSGGNLEETVTKNNLEAAEEIVRQLRLRDIGGIIVVDFIDMVLESNRDLVLRRLIECLSRDRTKHQVAEVTSLGLVQMTRKKLGLGLLETFSEACDVCAGRGVIVHHDPVVKHRGGAGQNGGNGSSRRGGRGAGNTPPAPANGGTHVITEGAKSALAQIAASTIQPSAADEDAELAAPVADVELAPVERPKKPRRKKSEAKGPRTEKDLLLDSVLNALPEPKAPGQGRGRRRVTTAALSGTPVSAAPVSDD from the coding sequence ATGGCCGATGATCGCAACGACAATCCGACCGCCGATGACGCTTCGGCGCCCGTCGACCCCGCCGCCGCCGAGCTCGCCGACGCGGTGACCTCGATCGACGCTGTCGAGGAGCACATCGACAGCGGACGTGCCTCCGACGACACGCAGCCCGCGACGTCGTCACCCGACGAGGCGGCCCCGGAACTCTCGGGGAACGACGAGGATGCCGCGTCACCCGCGGACCCGGATCCGGTCGCAGACCCCGAGCCGGTCACGGAGTCGGAGCCGGCGGAGCAGCCCGAGCCGGACGCAGACCCCGAGCCGACCGCAGAGCCCGAGCCGGCTGCCGCCCCCGAGCCGACCGCTGAGCCCGAGCCGGCCGCCGCCCCCGAGCCCGAGACGGAGACGGCGGAGCAGTCCGAGCCCGAGCAGAGCGCCGCTCCCGCGAAGCCCGAGCCGCTCACAGCCGTCTCGCTCGGACTGCTGCCGGCCGACTTCGTCTCGGCCGTCTCGACCGAGCTGCACTTCTACGCTCCCGAGATCACGCCGCTGCCGCCGCGCATCGACGAGGTAGACGACGACGCATTCTCCGGCGGCGGCACCTCGAGCGCCCGTCGCCGCGGCCGGCGCCGCGGGGGAGCGAGTGCGGACGAGACCCCCGAGCCGGCTCCGCGTCAGCGCGCCGTCGAGCTCATCACCGAGCCGCAGCGCATCAAGGGCTCCACCCGGCTCGAAGCCAAGAAGCAGCGTCGCCGGGACGGTCGCGAGGCGGGTCGTCGGCGCACTGTCGTCACCGAGGCCGAGTTCCTGGCGCGACGCGAGGCGGTCGACCGCGTCATGATCGTGCGCTCGAAGAACGGCCGCATCCAGATCGCCGTCCTCGAGGACAACGTGCTCGTCGAGCACTACGTCGCGCGCAACCAGGACGCCTCGCTCATCGGCAACGTCTACCTCGGACGCGTGCAGAACGTGTTGCCCAGCATGGAGGCGGCGTTCGTCGACATCGGCCGGGGCCGCAACGCCGTCCTGTACTCCGGCGAGGTCGACTGGGATGCCGTCGAGACCGGCAACCAGCCGCGACGCATCGAGCTGGCGCTCAAGTCGGGTGACCGCGTGCTGGTCCAGGTGACCAAGGACCCCGTCGGCCACAAGGGCGCGCGACTGACGAGCCAGATCTCGCTTCCGGGCCGCTACCTCGTGTACGTGCCCGGCGGCGCGATGAACGGCATCTCGCGCAAACTTCCCGACACCGAGCGCGCGCGCCTCAAGCGCATCCTCAAGGAGGTGCTGCCCGAGTCGAGCGGCGTCATCGTGCGCACCGCGGCCGAGGGCGCGACCGAGGAGCAGCTGACGCGCGACGTGCAGCGCCTGACCTCGCAGTGGGAGCACATCAGCTCGCAGCTCGAGAAGATCCAGGCGCCTGCGCTGCTGCACTCCGAGCCCGACCTGCTCGTCAAGATCGTCCGCGACGTGTTCAACGAGGACTTCTCGCGCATGCTCATCCAGGGCGACGAGGCGCACGCGACGATCACCTCTTACCTCACTGGCGTCGCCCCGGACCTGCTCGAGCGGGTCGAGAAGTACGAGGACGAACAGGACCCGTTTGACGCCTTCCGCGTCACGGAGCAGATCGAGAAGGCCCTCGACCGCAAGGTATGGCTGCCCTCGGGCGGCTCGCTCGTCATCGACCGCACCGAGGCGATGACCGTGGTCGACGTGAACACCGGCAAGTTCGTCGGCTCCGGCGGCAACCTCGAAGAGACGGTCACGAAGAACAACCTCGAAGCGGCGGAGGAGATCGTCCGCCAGCTGCGCCTGCGCGACATCGGCGGCATCATCGTCGTCGACTTCATCGACATGGTGCTGGAGTCCAACCGCGACCTCGTACTGCGGCGGCTCATCGAGTGCCTCAGCCGTGACCGGACGAAGCACCAGGTCGCCGAGGTCACCTCGCTCGGTCTCGTCCAGATGACGCGCAAGAAGCTCGGCCTGGGGCTGCTCGAGACCTTCAGCGAGGCGTGCGACGTCTGCGCGGGCCGCGGCGTCATCGTCCACCACGACCCGGTCGTCAAGCACCGCGGTGGCGCGGGGCAGAACGGCGGCAATGGCTCGTCGCGTCGAGGCGGGCGTGGCGCCGGCAACACGCCGCCGGCTCCTGCGAACGGCGGCACGCACGTCATCACCGAGGGTGCGAAGTCCGCGCTCGCGCAGATCGCGGCCTCGACCATTCAGCCTTCCGCGGCCGACGAGGATGCCGAGCTGGCCGCTCCGGTCGCCGACGTCGAGCTCGCGCCCGTCGAGCGGCCCAAGAAGCCGCGTCGCAAGAAGTCCGAGGCGAAGGGTCCGCGCACCGAGAAGGATCTGCTGCTCGACTCGGTGCTGAATGCCCTGCCCGAGCCGAAGGCCCCCGGCCAGGGCCGCGGCCGCCGCCGCGTGACGACCGCCGCACTCAGCGGCACGCCCGTGTCGGCTGCACCGGTGAGCGACGACTGA
- a CDS encoding 3-methyladenine DNA glycosylase, producing the protein MSATVAAAAAPPLARLSADEWRGRAEAHAQRADALTAAHRDRSARGQKHPVEDFLFTYYSYKPSVLRRWHPGAGIVLQDARERAEWRWYTPVGADGARVDDAAFREQRGSLYRGAVGILRATLARNAAFGCFGLHEWAMVYRAQATRHAVPLRLGSVGTDAVVEAHDLRCTHFDAFRFFTPEAVPRNRDRLERDGAAQREQPGCLHAGMDVYKWIVKLSPLVPGELLLDAFELARDIRTLDMRASPYDLTDWGYSPVPIETAEGKAHYVREQRLLSERGQLLRRAVIDVLDAAAPAH; encoded by the coding sequence GTGAGTGCGACGGTCGCTGCCGCAGCCGCGCCACCGCTCGCCCGCCTCTCGGCCGACGAATGGCGGGGCCGCGCCGAGGCGCACGCGCAGCGCGCCGATGCGCTGACGGCGGCGCATCGCGATCGATCGGCCCGCGGGCAGAAGCATCCCGTCGAGGACTTCCTCTTCACCTACTACTCGTACAAGCCCTCCGTGCTGCGCCGATGGCATCCGGGTGCCGGCATCGTGCTCCAGGACGCCCGCGAGCGCGCCGAGTGGCGCTGGTACACCCCGGTCGGCGCCGATGGCGCGCGCGTCGATGATGCCGCCTTCCGCGAGCAGCGGGGGTCGCTGTACCGCGGCGCCGTCGGCATTCTTCGCGCCACGCTGGCGCGCAACGCCGCTTTCGGTTGCTTCGGACTGCACGAGTGGGCCATGGTCTACCGCGCACAGGCCACGCGCCATGCCGTCCCCCTGCGACTCGGCAGCGTCGGGACGGATGCCGTGGTCGAGGCGCACGATCTCCGGTGCACGCACTTCGACGCCTTCCGCTTCTTCACGCCGGAAGCCGTCCCGCGCAATCGCGACCGGCTCGAGCGCGACGGGGCCGCGCAACGAGAACAGCCCGGCTGCCTGCACGCCGGCATGGACGTCTACAAGTGGATCGTGAAGCTGAGTCCGCTCGTACCCGGCGAGCTCTTGCTCGACGCTTTCGAGCTCGCCCGCGACATCCGCACGCTCGACATGCGCGCCTCTCCGTACGACCTGACCGATTGGGGCTACTCCCCCGTTCCCATCGAGACCGCCGAGGGGAAGGCACACTACGTCCGCGAGCAGCGACTCCTCAGCGAGCGGGGCCAGCTCCTCCGCCGTGCCGTGATCGACGTCCTGGACGCCGCAGCCCCAGCTCACTGA
- a CDS encoding DUF4031 domain-containing protein: MAILIDDPRWPAHGRLWSHLVSDSDLEELHAFARRHDLPPRSFDLDHYDVPDAAFDRLVAGGAEHVSGHELVRRLIASGLRVTARERRGR; encoded by the coding sequence ATGGCGATCCTCATCGACGACCCCCGGTGGCCGGCGCACGGCCGCCTCTGGTCGCACCTGGTCAGCGACAGCGACCTCGAGGAGCTCCACGCGTTCGCTCGACGACACGACCTGCCGCCCCGCAGCTTCGACCTCGACCATTACGACGTACCGGATGCCGCCTTCGACCGGCTCGTCGCTGGCGGTGCCGAGCACGTCTCCGGCCACGAGCTCGTCCGCCGGCTCATCGCCTCGGGGCTGCGCGTCACCGCGCGCGAACGCCGCGGCCGCTGA
- a CDS encoding App1 family protein, with translation MASSPAPRKKILWLARLERRFHSWRERRARARGQRPTVAAYPGYGGDGWVRVLGRVLIAPKVPPTDGGEYASVRGWRSFASVPVAFAQVRVTIAGVSHDIVADRGGVIDAKLPGTLEPGWQPVTMTVEGSEPIETRVFVIGTDVEFGIVSDIDDTVMVTALPRPFVAAWNSFVLDEHARQPVPGMAVMLERLTRDRPGSPVIYLSTGAWNVAPTLMRFLRRHVFPSGPMLLTDWGPTHDRWFRSGRDHKAENLRRLAQEFPHVRWLLIGDDGQHDDALYTAFASEHPDRVRAVAIRRLSPTEAVLAGGRTAVNDHTAAQVPWVTGSDGAALLDRLAGVGVIESD, from the coding sequence ATGGCTTCCTCACCGGCTCCGCGGAAGAAGATCCTGTGGCTCGCGCGCCTCGAGCGTCGATTCCACTCGTGGCGGGAACGACGCGCCCGCGCCCGCGGTCAGCGCCCCACCGTCGCGGCCTACCCCGGCTACGGCGGCGACGGGTGGGTACGGGTACTCGGCCGCGTGCTCATCGCCCCGAAGGTTCCGCCGACCGATGGCGGCGAGTACGCGTCGGTGCGCGGCTGGCGGAGCTTCGCGTCGGTCCCGGTGGCCTTCGCGCAGGTTCGCGTGACGATCGCCGGCGTGTCGCACGACATCGTCGCCGATCGCGGCGGCGTGATCGATGCCAAACTGCCCGGCACGCTCGAGCCCGGGTGGCAGCCGGTCACGATGACCGTCGAAGGCAGCGAACCGATCGAGACCCGCGTGTTCGTGATCGGTACCGACGTCGAGTTCGGCATCGTCTCCGACATCGACGACACCGTCATGGTGACGGCGCTTCCCCGCCCCTTCGTCGCGGCGTGGAACTCCTTCGTCCTCGACGAGCATGCGCGCCAGCCCGTGCCCGGAATGGCCGTCATGCTCGAGCGCCTGACGCGCGACCGACCGGGCAGCCCGGTCATCTATCTCTCGACCGGCGCCTGGAACGTGGCGCCCACTCTGATGCGCTTCCTCCGCCGCCATGTCTTCCCTTCTGGTCCGATGCTGCTCACCGACTGGGGACCGACGCACGATCGCTGGTTCCGCAGCGGTCGCGACCACAAGGCGGAGAACCTGCGTCGCCTCGCACAGGAGTTCCCGCACGTGCGCTGGCTACTGATCGGCGACGACGGCCAGCACGACGACGCGCTCTACACCGCTTTCGCGAGCGAGCACCCGGACCGGGTTCGCGCGGTCGCCATCCGGCGGCTCTCACCCACTGAGGCCGTGCTCGCGGGTGGCCGGACGGCCGTCAATGACCACACCGCGGCGCAGGTGCCATGGGTCACCGGCTCGGACGGGGCCGCTCTGCTCGACCGGCTCGCGGGCGTCGGGGTCATCGAGAGCGACTGA
- a CDS encoding glutamate-5-semialdehyde dehydrogenase, translated as MSTAVATDVAERLRSAQRAARQIGLLDDAAKAALLRGIADEIVAQTPAIIEANASDLARGDDDGISSGLRDRLLLDAARVASLADAVRAVAELPDPVGRVLEQRELANGVRLQKVTVPFGVVASIYEARPNVTVDITALALRSGNAVALRGGSAAQATNAALIAAMRAALEAAGVDPGGIQSVDDLGRDGARALMRARGLVDVLVPRGSAQLIETVVTESTVPVIETGAGVVHIVLDETAPLEWARDIVVNAKAQRPSVCNAVETVLVVRSAADRLIPAVSDALIDAGVTIHGDAEVQRRVPQAVAATDDDWATEHMSLDLSMRVVDDLDDAIDHIRRYSTMHTESIITADDANAERFLAEVDAAVVMANASTRFTDGGEFGFGAEVGISTQKLHARGPMGLPELTSTKWLARGAGQTRA; from the coding sequence ATGAGCACTGCAGTCGCCACCGATGTCGCCGAGCGGCTGCGCTCGGCTCAGCGCGCCGCCCGTCAGATCGGTCTACTCGACGACGCCGCGAAAGCCGCGCTGCTCCGCGGCATCGCCGATGAGATCGTCGCGCAGACACCGGCCATCATCGAGGCGAACGCGTCCGATCTCGCCCGCGGCGACGACGACGGGATCTCGTCCGGACTGCGTGACCGGCTGCTGCTGGATGCCGCGCGGGTGGCATCCCTCGCCGACGCCGTGCGCGCTGTGGCCGAGCTGCCCGACCCGGTCGGTCGGGTGCTCGAACAGCGGGAGCTGGCGAACGGCGTGCGGCTGCAGAAGGTGACGGTGCCCTTCGGCGTGGTCGCCTCGATCTACGAGGCGCGTCCGAACGTCACGGTCGACATCACCGCACTCGCCCTCCGCTCGGGTAACGCGGTCGCCCTGCGCGGCGGGTCGGCAGCGCAGGCGACGAATGCCGCGCTCATCGCAGCGATGCGCGCGGCGCTCGAGGCAGCGGGCGTCGACCCCGGCGGCATCCAGAGCGTCGATGATCTCGGCCGCGACGGGGCGCGCGCGCTCATGCGAGCCCGCGGGCTGGTCGACGTGCTCGTGCCGCGGGGGAGTGCGCAGCTGATCGAGACGGTCGTCACGGAGTCCACCGTCCCCGTCATCGAGACCGGCGCCGGCGTCGTGCACATCGTGCTGGATGAGACCGCTCCGTTGGAGTGGGCCCGCGACATCGTCGTCAACGCGAAGGCACAGCGGCCCAGCGTCTGCAACGCCGTCGAGACCGTGCTCGTCGTGCGCTCGGCCGCCGACCGGCTCATCCCGGCGGTGTCGGACGCGCTGATCGATGCGGGCGTGACCATCCACGGAGACGCCGAGGTCCAGCGGCGCGTGCCGCAGGCGGTCGCCGCCACCGACGACGACTGGGCGACCGAGCACATGAGCCTCGACCTCTCGATGCGCGTCGTCGACGACCTGGACGACGCGATCGACCACATCCGCCGCTACTCGACGATGCACACCGAGTCGATCATCACGGCCGACGATGCGAACGCCGAGCGCTTCCTCGCCGAGGTCGACGCGGCGGTCGTGATGGCGAACGCGTCGACCCGGTTCACCGACGGCGGCGAGTTCGGGTTCGGCGCCGAGGTCGGCATCTCGACCCAGAAGCTGCATGCACGCGGTCCGATGGGGCTGCCCGAGCTCACCAGCACGAAGTGGCTCGCGCGCGGCGCCGGACAGACGCGCGCTTGA